In Brachyspira hampsonii, the following are encoded in one genomic region:
- a CDS encoding BrnT family toxin: MKKHKISFEDAIYVFSDKNAIIMKDEEHSNYEDRFITMVNINRKFIVVVVVVHTYRIKNSNEEVIRIISARYATKNEINKYYNRGNYE; the protein is encoded by the coding sequence ATAAAGAAACATAAAATTTCATTTGAAGATGCAATATATGTTTTTTCAGATAAAAATGCCATCATTATGAAAGATGAAGAACATTCTAATTATGAGGACAGATTTATTACAATGGTAAATATTAATAGAAAGTTTATTGTTGTTGTTGTTGTTGTTCATACATACAGAATAAAAAATTCTAATGAAGAAGTTATAAGAATCATATCAGCTAGATATGCAACTAAGAATGAAATTAATAAATACTATAATAGGGGAAATTATGAGTGA
- a CDS encoding type II toxin-antitoxin system HicB family antitoxin — translation MSKYDFNIIIEQDEDGMYIATVPALKSCYTQAKSIDELYVRIKEVIELCLEVEEEHNYLKDDYKYNKLIKADRVEVSI, via the coding sequence ATGTCTAAATATGATTTTAATATTATTATAGAACAAGATGAAGACGGAATGTATATAGCAACAGTACCTGCATTAAAAAGCTGTTATACTCAGGCAAAATCAATAGATGAGCTTTATGTAAGAATAAAAGAAGTTATAGAGCTTTGTCTTGAAGTTGAAGAAGAACATAACTATTTAAAAGATGATTACAAATATAATAAACTCATAAAAGCTGACAGGGTAGAAGTTAGTATATGA
- a CDS encoding ABC transporter substrate-binding protein produces the protein MKLFNNRIMIILIISIMILSCGGNENTSKKSSLVIYSPSSRDFIDPLIEDFKSKNPNIEVELIIAGTGELIKRIETEKNDPLCDILMAANINLVKNNQDLFENYTSTNENEILYSYKNAEGSMTRFMISPSVLIVNTNLVGNINIEGYSDLTNEQLKGKIAFNDPSSSSSSFKHLVTMLYTMGKDDINKGWDYVNKLCYNLDGKLLTGSSAVYKGVADGEYTVGLTFENAAANYAASGSPVKLVYMKEGVIMEPAGIYIIKNAKNMENAKKFLDYMTSFDTQKKMNDELNARAVRKDLGSSPILVDIKNINAITSNEELEYIDNFVKENQENWLEKFKNIITDKL, from the coding sequence ATGAAACTTTTTAATAATAGAATAATGATAATTTTGATAATTTCTATAATGATATTGTCATGCGGCGGCAATGAGAACACATCAAAAAAATCATCTTTGGTAATATATTCACCTTCATCAAGAGATTTTATAGATCCGTTAATAGAAGATTTCAAAAGTAAAAACCCAAATATAGAAGTAGAACTAATAATAGCCGGAACAGGTGAATTAATAAAAAGAATAGAAACAGAAAAAAATGATCCATTATGCGATATTTTAATGGCAGCTAATATTAATTTGGTAAAGAATAATCAGGATTTATTTGAAAATTACACATCAACAAATGAAAATGAAATACTATACAGCTATAAAAATGCAGAAGGCTCTATGACAAGATTTATGATTAGCCCAAGCGTATTAATAGTAAATACTAATCTCGTAGGAAATATCAATATAGAAGGATATTCTGATTTAACTAATGAACAATTAAAAGGAAAAATAGCCTTTAATGATCCTTCATCTTCATCATCATCTTTTAAACATTTAGTTACTATGTTATATACAATGGGAAAAGATGATATTAATAAAGGCTGGGATTATGTTAATAAATTATGCTATAATTTGGATGGAAAATTACTTACAGGTTCTTCGGCAGTATATAAAGGTGTTGCTGACGGAGAATATACTGTAGGACTTACATTTGAAAATGCTGCTGCCAATTATGCTGCTTCTGGTTCGCCTGTAAAATTGGTATATATGAAAGAAGGCGTTATAATGGAGCCTGCTGGTATTTATATAATAAAAAATGCTAAAAATATGGAAAATGCTAAAAAGTTTTTGGATTATATGACTAGCTTTGATACTCAAAAGAAAATGAATGATGAGCTTAATGCAAGAGCTGTAAGAAAAGATTTGGGAAGTTCTCCTATATTAGTTGATATAAAAAATATCAATGCCATTACTTCAAATGAAGAATTAGAATATATAGATAATTTTGTAAAAGAAAATCAGGAAAATTGGCTTGAAAAATTTAAAAATATAATTACAGATAAATTATAA
- a CDS encoding DNA-methyltransferase, with amino-acid sequence MNTKVKSVKNKTIDFDINTEEGKFYFNKCIIDNENIKEYNKKDIINKTINGNTFDVLKKIENNIADLIIVDPPYNISKNYHGFKFKDIDNLSYEKYTHLWVESIIPILKENATIYVCCDWKSSLIIGNVLDKYFNIQNRITWQREKGRGAKNNWKNGMEDIWFATISNKYTFNVDDVKIRRKVIAPYRIEGKPKDWIETKDGNFRDTYPSNFWDDISIPYWSMPENTAHPTQKPEKLIAKLILASSDENDFIFDPFLGSGTTSVVAKKLGRNYSGIEQHKTYCAWAEKRIELAEQNKEIQGYTDNIFWERNTISIQKNIKCNSNS; translated from the coding sequence ATGAATACAAAAGTTAAATCAGTTAAGAATAAAACTATTGATTTTGATATAAATACTGAAGAGGGAAAATTCTATTTTAATAAATGTATTATAGATAATGAAAATATAAAAGAATATAATAAAAAAGATATTATAAACAAGACTATAAATGGAAATACTTTTGATGTATTAAAAAAAATAGAAAATAATATAGCCGATTTAATAATAGTTGACCCGCCTTATAATATATCCAAAAATTATCATGGCTTTAAATTTAAAGATATAGATAATTTAAGCTATGAAAAATACACTCATCTATGGGTAGAAAGTATTATTCCAATATTAAAAGAAAATGCCACAATATATGTATGCTGTGATTGGAAATCTAGTCTTATAATAGGAAATGTTTTAGATAAATATTTCAATATACAAAACAGAATCACTTGGCAGAGGGAGAAAGGCAGAGGGGCTAAAAATAACTGGAAGAATGGAATGGAAGATATTTGGTTTGCCACCATATCCAATAAATACACTTTTAATGTAGATGATGTCAAGATAAGAAGAAAAGTAATAGCTCCGTATCGAATAGAAGGAAAACCTAAAGACTGGATAGAAACAAAGGATGGAAACTTTAGAGATACATATCCTTCTAATTTTTGGGACGATATATCAATACCATATTGGTCTATGCCTGAAAATACTGCTCACCCTACACAAAAGCCCGAAAAGTTAATTGCTAAATTGATATTAGCTAGTTCAGATGAAAATGATTTTATATTTGATCCCTTTTTAGGAAGCGGTACTACTTCGGTTGTTGCTAAAAAACTAGGAAGAAACTACTCTGGAATAGAACAGCATAAAACCTATTGTGCTTGGGCAGAAAAAAGAATAGAGCTTGCCGAACAAAATAAAGAAATACAAGGATACACGGATAATATATTTTGGGAGCGAAATACAATATCGATTCAGAAAAATATAAAATGTAATTCAAATTCTTGA
- a CDS encoding biotin--[acetyl-CoA-carboxylase] ligase produces MKVNIFTENLNTKIYGQNTLLFESLESTNKKMIEDLNNGMKLEEGSVYIALVQTSGKGSYGNKWESNNNLGLWFSILVYSPYKKEALSFLPGIALSKCLREKYNVDAHVKWPNDVLVDNKKISGTLIQVTSFENTNACVIGTGVNLYQRMEDFDLSIRNKATSLYIETNKKAKLESFYKDLIYYFEDIYTGSKKLSEYFKEYSKMIGKTIKAIKDNTEIYAYVKGITEEGYLQVEVNGKDETWISRASLDIDTNY; encoded by the coding sequence ATGAAAGTTAACATATTTACAGAAAATTTAAATACTAAAATATACGGACAAAATACTTTATTATTTGAATCATTAGAAAGTACAAATAAAAAAATGATAGAAGATTTGAATAATGGTATGAAGTTGGAAGAGGGCAGTGTATATATAGCATTAGTACAGACATCAGGAAAGGGCAGCTATGGTAATAAATGGGAATCTAATAATAATTTAGGATTATGGTTTAGTATTTTAGTTTATTCTCCTTATAAAAAAGAGGCTTTAAGTTTTCTGCCGGGTATAGCATTGAGTAAATGTTTAAGAGAAAAATATAATGTTGATGCTCATGTTAAATGGCCTAATGATGTTTTGGTAGATAATAAAAAAATATCAGGAACACTTATACAAGTTACATCTTTTGAAAATACAAATGCATGTGTTATAGGGACGGGAGTTAATTTATATCAAAGAATGGAAGATTTTGATTTGAGTATAAGAAATAAAGCTACTTCATTGTATATAGAAACTAATAAAAAGGCTAAATTAGAAAGTTTTTATAAAGATTTGATTTATTATTTTGAAGATATTTATACAGGAAGTAAAAAGTTATCAGAATATTTTAAAGAGTATAGTAAAATGATAGGAAAAACCATAAAGGCTATAAAAGATAATACTGAAATATATGCTTATGTAAAAGGAATAACTGAAGAAGGATATTTACAAGTTGAAGTTAATGGTAAAGATGAAACTTGGATATCCAGAGCTTCTTTAGATATAGATACAAATTATTAA
- the guaA gene encoding glutamine-hydrolyzing GMP synthase — protein sequence MQSNIDKVLILDFGSQFTQLITRRIRELNVYSEIHPFHVSIDFIKEFNPKAIILSGGPSSVYEEDAPKVDKALFELGMPILGICYGMQIIVYSMGGKVESAEKREYGKAEIEITNHESIFKSFDKKNIVWMSHGDSIKSIPEGFELIAKTPNTELAAIENKQKNIYAIQFHPEVVHTENGIKIIENFLFNICKCEKNWNMGSFIEYEIKRIKEKVGNKNVILGLSGGVDSSVAAVLIEKAIGKQLKCIFVNNGLLRKDEDKKVVEVFRDNFNIDLIYVDASKRFLDKLAGITDPEQKRKIIGHEFVNVFSDEAKKIENVGFLAQGTLYPDVIESVSLRGSSAVIKSHHNVGGLPKDMKFELLEPFRELFKDEVREIGLELKLPEDIVYRQPFPGPGLAVRILGDIKEERVKILQEADDIVVAEIKKAGLYRKLWQSFAVLLPVKSVGVMGDGRTYEQVCAVRAVESIDAMTADWAKIDYNVLGIISNRIINEVKGINRVVYDISSKPPATIEWE from the coding sequence ATGCAAAGCAATATAGATAAGGTTTTAATACTAGATTTCGGTTCACAGTTTACTCAGCTTATTACAAGAAGAATAAGAGAATTGAATGTTTATTCAGAGATACACCCTTTTCATGTTTCAATAGATTTTATAAAAGAATTTAATCCAAAAGCTATAATACTTTCAGGAGGTCCTTCAAGTGTGTATGAAGAAGATGCTCCTAAAGTTGATAAAGCCTTATTTGAATTGGGAATGCCTATACTTGGAATATGCTATGGTATGCAGATAATAGTTTATTCTATGGGCGGAAAAGTTGAAAGTGCAGAGAAACGCGAATATGGAAAAGCTGAAATTGAAATAACTAATCATGAAAGCATATTCAAATCATTTGATAAAAAAAATATTGTATGGATGAGTCATGGAGACAGTATTAAATCTATACCGGAAGGCTTTGAACTTATAGCAAAAACACCTAATACAGAATTAGCTGCTATAGAAAATAAACAAAAAAATATTTATGCTATACAGTTTCACCCTGAAGTAGTACATACAGAAAATGGAATAAAAATAATAGAGAATTTCCTTTTTAATATTTGTAAATGTGAAAAAAATTGGAATATGGGCTCTTTTATAGAGTACGAGATAAAACGAATAAAAGAAAAAGTAGGAAATAAAAATGTAATACTTGGACTTTCTGGAGGAGTTGATTCTTCTGTTGCTGCTGTGTTAATAGAAAAAGCTATAGGAAAGCAGCTAAAATGTATATTTGTTAATAACGGTCTTTTAAGAAAAGATGAAGACAAAAAAGTAGTAGAAGTGTTTAGAGATAATTTTAATATTGATTTGATATATGTTGATGCTTCAAAGAGATTTTTGGATAAATTAGCAGGTATTACAGACCCAGAGCAAAAAAGAAAAATAATAGGACATGAATTTGTAAATGTATTCAGCGATGAGGCTAAAAAAATAGAAAATGTAGGCTTTTTAGCACAGGGTACGCTTTATCCAGATGTTATAGAGAGTGTATCATTAAGGGGAAGTTCTGCAGTTATAAAAAGCCATCATAATGTAGGCGGACTTCCTAAAGATATGAAATTTGAACTTTTAGAGCCTTTCAGAGAATTATTCAAAGATGAAGTTAGAGAGATTGGGCTTGAATTAAAATTACCGGAAGATATTGTATACAGACAGCCTTTTCCAGGTCCTGGTTTAGCTGTTAGAATACTTGGAGATATTAAAGAGGAGCGAGTAAAAATACTTCAGGAAGCTGACGATATAGTTGTAGCTGAAATAAAAAAGGCAGGGCTTTACAGAAAATTATGGCAGTCATTTGCTGTGCTTCTTCCTGTAAAAAGTGTTGGTGTTATGGGAGACGGCAGAACTTATGAGCAGGTTTGTGCAGTTAGAGCTGTTGAGAGTATTGATGCTATGACGGCTGATTGGGCTAAAATTGATTATAATGTATTAGGTATAATATCAAATAGAATAATAAATGAAGTAAAAGGTATTAACCGCGTTGTTTATGATATATCTTCAAAACCGCCTGCTACCATAGAATGGGAATAA
- a CDS encoding type II toxin-antitoxin system HicA family toxin — protein sequence MSKLSICDSKTMMKILMLLGFKELRQKGSHKFFINNKGLTTVIPVHNEDLTRGLIRKILKDINITIDEYEKLKKEI from the coding sequence ATGAGCAAATTATCTATATGTGATTCAAAGACTATGATGAAGATTTTGATGTTATTAGGATTCAAAGAATTAAGACAAAAAGGAAGCCATAAATTTTTTATTAATAATAAAGGGCTTACTACAGTCATTCCAGTTCATAATGAAGATTTGACAAGAGGCTTAATAAGAAAAATTTTAAAAGACATAAATATCACTATAGATGAATATGAGAAGCTAAAAAAAGAAATTTGA
- a CDS encoding ABC transporter substrate-binding protein, which yields MKNIIKLLLVSLIAVILISSCSSKKEENMNSLVIYTPATRFFIDRLVEEFNKKNPDINVEIIIAGTAEIIKRIEAEKNDPLGDIFFAANENILKYNSELFEDYVTTNYDNIYEDYRSKEKYITGFMLSPSVLIINTNLIKDIKIEGYADLLNPSLKGQIAFNDPTTSSSSFEQLVNMLYAMGNGNPENGWDYVEKLYANLDGKLLSSSSAVYKGVADGEYAVGLTFESAAANYIHTGSPIDVIYMKEGVLTKAHSMAIIKNAKHLENAKKFVDYVTSYDAQKIINDELFTRAIIKNLEGSQILMPLENINDIKEDEEMVDKNKDAWLEKFKNIVTGI from the coding sequence ATGAAAAATATCATTAAATTACTTTTAGTATCTTTGATTGCAGTAATATTAATTTCTTCATGTTCTAGTAAGAAAGAGGAAAACATGAATAGTTTAGTAATATATACTCCTGCCACTAGATTTTTTATTGACAGACTTGTAGAAGAATTTAATAAAAAAAATCCGGACATAAATGTAGAAATTATTATAGCAGGTACCGCTGAAATAATAAAAAGAATAGAAGCTGAAAAAAATGATCCTTTAGGCGATATATTTTTTGCCGCTAATGAAAATATATTAAAATATAATTCAGAGCTTTTTGAAGATTATGTTACAACAAATTATGATAATATATATGAGGATTACAGAAGTAAAGAAAAATACATAACAGGCTTTATGCTTAGTCCAAGCGTATTGATAATAAATACAAATTTAATAAAAGACATAAAAATAGAAGGCTATGCTGATTTGCTTAATCCGTCTTTGAAAGGTCAAATAGCATTTAATGATCCTACTACTTCATCATCATCTTTTGAACAGTTAGTTAATATGCTTTATGCTATGGGTAATGGCAATCCTGAAAATGGATGGGATTATGTAGAAAAATTATATGCCAATTTGGACGGTAAACTTTTAAGCAGTTCTTCTGCAGTATATAAAGGTGTTGCTGACGGAGAATATGCTGTAGGACTCACATTTGAAAGTGCCGCTGCCAACTATATACATACAGGTTCTCCTATAGATGTTATATATATGAAAGAGGGTGTACTAACTAAAGCACATTCTATGGCTATAATAAAAAATGCTAAACATTTGGAAAATGCTAAAAAGTTTGTAGATTATGTAACAAGCTATGATGCACAAAAAATCATCAATGATGAATTATTCACAAGAGCGATAATAAAAAATTTAGAAGGTTCTCAAATACTTATGCCTCTTGAAAATATAAATGATATAAAAGAAGATGAAGAAATGGTTGATAAAAATAAAGATGCTTGGCTTGAAAAATTTAAAAATATAGTTACAGGCATTTAA
- a CDS encoding type II toxin-antitoxin system HicB family antitoxin — MNKKFFAYIEYDKETNVYVGYIPSIVGAHTQADTLEELHIKLKEVLDLCLEEMDSEDKNSIPEFVKVEEIELI; from the coding sequence ATGAATAAAAAATTTTTTGCATATATAGAATATGATAAGGAAACCAATGTTTATGTGGGATATATTCCTTCAATAGTAGGTGCTCATACACAGGCTGATACTTTGGAAGAATTACATATAAAATTAAAAGAAGTTCTGGATTTATGTCTTGAAGAGATGGATAGCGAAGATAAGAATTCTATTCCAGAGTTTGTAAAGGTAGAAGAAATAGAGCTGATATGA
- a CDS encoding type II toxin-antitoxin system HicA family toxin: protein MSKLILKDAKTIEKLLILLGFIKQRQKGSHAFYKHEDWRCTVIPFHSSKVISRPLMRKILNEINLDVEEYNNLIEKL from the coding sequence ATGAGTAAGCTGATTTTAAAAGATGCAAAAACTATAGAAAAATTGCTGATTTTATTAGGATTTATTAAACAAAGGCAAAAAGGAAGTCATGCTTTTTATAAACATGAAGACTGGAGATGTACTGTTATTCCTTTTCACTCAAGCAAGGTAATATCAAGACCTCTTATGAGAAAAATATTAAATGAGATAAATCTTGATGTAGAAGAATATAATAATTTGATAGAAAAACTGTAA
- a CDS encoding ABC transporter permease, with protein sequence MKNKIKTILKKMDFWTYITIIITFIFALFLIYPLFSLFLSSFKDVKTDAWTLNNFIRFFTKKYYYSTLINSFAVTTSVTILAVLIGTILAYCMKMYNLKGKQIIEILIIISMMSPAFIGAYSWILLLGRNGVITRFFSYIGINIPTIYGFGGILLVFSLKLYPFIFMYIYGALGKIDNILLEASENLGASSFVRNMTVTIPLIKPTIVSAGLIVFMNALADFGTPMLIGEGYRTMPTMIYSEFISEVGSNANFSASMSVIMVIITTMMFIFQKYIVNKRSYSMNSMNSIKSKNIKGVKSILIHSIIYILVFISILPQITVIYTSFLKTNRSVFTNQFSFESYAAIFHSLTSSIKNTYIYGIITILIIIVIGMLTAYITIRKKNIFTNIIDTVSMFPYIIPGSVLGITFLTAFNKPPIILTGSSIIIIISLVIRRLPYTLRSSSAILYQINKNVDEASISLGASEIKTFFNITAKLMLSGVLSGAILSWITVINELSSSVILYTTKSRTMSVAIYQEVIRASYGTAAALSTILTITTIISLIIFFKISSKKEITL encoded by the coding sequence ATGAAAAACAAAATTAAAACTATATTAAAAAAAATGGACTTTTGGACATATATTACTATAATAATAACATTTATTTTTGCTTTATTTTTAATTTATCCATTATTTTCATTATTTTTAAGCAGTTTTAAAGATGTAAAAACTGATGCTTGGACATTAAATAATTTTATAAGATTTTTCACTAAAAAATATTATTACAGTACATTAATAAATAGTTTTGCCGTAACAACTTCTGTAACTATACTTGCCGTATTAATAGGTACAATTTTAGCATACTGCATGAAGATGTATAATTTAAAAGGTAAGCAAATAATAGAAATTCTAATAATTATATCTATGATGTCTCCGGCATTTATAGGAGCTTATTCTTGGATACTTCTTCTTGGAAGAAATGGTGTTATTACCAGATTTTTCTCATATATAGGTATTAATATACCAACTATATATGGTTTTGGCGGAATACTTTTAGTTTTTTCTTTGAAATTATATCCATTTATATTTATGTATATTTACGGAGCTTTGGGCAAAATTGATAATATACTTTTAGAAGCTTCTGAAAACTTGGGAGCTTCTAGTTTTGTACGAAATATGACTGTAACTATACCATTAATAAAACCGACTATAGTTTCAGCGGGATTAATTGTATTTATGAATGCATTGGCTGATTTTGGAACACCTATGCTCATAGGAGAAGGATACAGAACTATGCCTACTATGATATATTCGGAATTCATAAGCGAAGTAGGAAGTAATGCTAATTTTTCAGCATCTATGTCTGTTATAATGGTAATAATCACAACTATGATGTTTATATTTCAAAAATATATTGTAAACAAAAGATCATATTCTATGAATTCTATGAACAGCATAAAATCAAAAAATATAAAAGGTGTAAAATCTATATTAATTCATAGCATAATATATATTTTAGTTTTTATTTCTATACTTCCTCAAATTACAGTAATATATACTTCATTCTTAAAAACAAACAGATCCGTTTTTACAAATCAATTTTCTTTTGAAAGCTATGCAGCAATATTTCACTCCCTAACTTCTTCAATAAAGAATACATATATATATGGAATAATAACAATATTAATAATAATAGTTATAGGAATGCTCACAGCATATATAACAATCAGAAAAAAGAATATATTTACTAACATAATAGATACAGTATCAATGTTCCCATACATAATACCAGGATCTGTACTTGGAATAACTTTTTTAACAGCATTCAATAAACCTCCAATAATATTAACAGGAAGCTCCATAATTATTATTATATCATTAGTAATAAGAAGACTCCCTTATACTTTAAGATCAAGCTCTGCTATACTTTATCAAATAAATAAAAATGTTGATGAAGCTTCTATAAGTTTGGGGGCTTCAGAAATAAAAACTTTTTTTAATATAACAGCAAAATTAATGCTTTCAGGCGTATTATCAGGAGCAATACTCAGCTGGATAACAGTTATTAATGAATTAAGCTCATCTGTTATTCTTTATACAACCAAATCAAGAACTATGTCTGTAGCAATTTATCAAGAGGTTATAAGGGCTAGTTACGGAACTGCAGCTGCACTTTCTACAATACTTACTATCACAACCATTATATCGCTTATTATATTTTTTAAAATCAGCAGTAAAAAAGAAATTACATTATAA